TATTCATCCAAATACGCCTGTTCTCTCCTGATAAATCCGATAGAATCAAGGTTTGAATTATTGAGTAAATCATTTATTTTTTTAGCTGAAGTAAACCCGCTTAAAACAGGATATATTATCTTAATGGAACAGATGCCATCAATTTTTTCTATCTTTGCAGTCTCAACTTTTGCAGACGTTTCTGAGTCCGCAGCGACAGATGAAACACCTGTAACAGCCGGAAATAAAGTTAATGCTATTGCAATAATCATAACAAATAATAGTGCTTTTTTCATTGTGTCAGACCCTTTCTGTTTTTAAATTAATATCTAAATGTAGATTAACACATCCTACCGATATATTGGTAACAATATGGTTACACTACCGGTCAGTAATAAAAAAAGCTCTTACTTTTAAAACATTACCCTTTAAATACTTCAAATTAAGGTCAAAATAATTACCTAAAAAGGTTATCCGATATATATTTGGATCAACAGACGATATTTGCATAATTTCCATTTTGGGTTCACCATAGTAAATATAACTTTTACTATAATCAACTGCTAAAAGTCCAAATACAAGAATCAGCACAAATACTACTGATACAAGTGCAATTTTAAATCGGTACAATCTCCTTTGCTTGAATCTTGTTTTTCTTGGCATATATAACCCCGCATTTTTTGTTATTTTCGGGTTCAAATCCGTTTTAGTAACAAACCCTTATGTACATTTTTAACAATACAAAGTTATTTTAACCCTATTTCTTTTTGGATATAACATCATTTATAGCCTCTGCCAAATACGATGTACTACGGACACATTCATCAATTACATTTCCGTCCCCTCCTATTTCCACTATAACCGAACCGTTCATTAAATGCTGGTTGTACCTGTTTTTACTTACGTAGATTGGCTTTGCTATTCCTGGACATATTTCGTTCAGCCTGGCCTGGACTTTAATTGCAAGTTTCAGGTTCTCCTTCCACCGTGGGTTGCTTAGCTTGGCATCTGTACCAATAACAAACATTATTTCCGCTACATTTTTGCCGTTAATTTTCTTCACTGCTCGCAGTTTTCCTTCGCCTGCGGCATCACGGTGAAGGTCTATGGCCATTTTAAGGGAAGAATACTTGTCAACATAGCCTGTCAGCGTATTAAGAGACTTTACATAGGAACTGTTATAGTCAGCATCATGTATGGTAGTATTATGCAGAACATCTATATTATATTTTTTCAGATTATTTATCAAAGCGTCTCCAACTCTGACAACATTGTATTTATTGTTAGTGGTCCTTGAAGGGGTGTTGCTTTTACCTATTTCGTCGGCGCTCTTTAAAAAGCACTCCGTTGTGTGGGTATGATAAATAAATATCTTAGGGCCTTTTTTATCAGGAGCAAGCTTTAAAGGCTCATTAAGCAACTTCTTTATATCTATTTTTAAGCTTGTTTCGTTTTTAATGTTGATTTTTCCACTTGAAACAATAGGATTATTTTTCTGATCCGTTTCTTCAACATCACCCTCAAAGGTTATACTGCTTGATGCCTCTTTTAACTGTCCTGCGGGAGTATCTGAAGGCTTTTTAGATACATTTTCCTGTTGCTGTACAGGTTTTGTCTGTGCATCTTGGATTTTGTTAATCTCCTGTTGTACTTTTTCAGAAGCAGGCGGCTGATATTTTTTATCATAAAACATTTTAAAATATGGATAGTTTGTATTTAATATTGTTATGGGATTGTACAGGTCAATTCCAAAAAGCTTAAAAACATGCTCCTTTATGCTTTCGGATGATTCTATTGTTGAAGAAGCTTTCGGGCTAATCTGTTTAAAATCGATTGGTATATTTACCTTTCCGTTAGCCAATCTAAAGGCTAACCCCCCCAGTACAATACCACCAACGGCACACAAAATTATAGGTAGTTTTGTCAGATTACCCTTATTTCCTTCCAGATAGGTATTATCGTAAATAGTATCTCTCATAGCGTTGACCTCCATATCTAACGGCAAAATCCTTATAAATTTCGGGTTATAAAAACTATATTCATATAAAATAAAAATATTACTGGCTTGTACATATTTTCAAAATTTGTAACGTATTCATGGGAAATATTGTAATATAATTTAGTACTATTTATATGAATGAAGTTCTAAAAATAGTCAATTCTAAATATACCTTATAGAATATAATTGAAATGGGGGAAGATATTTTGAATTTTTGCACGATTAGATGCTGCATTTGTGAAAGTGTGCTATTAAACCTTCCGGAAGAAGAAATAAGCAGACTGAATGGACTTACTTTCAGATGTGAAAGCTGCGGGCATAAGCTTTTACTTGACGGAACAAATGTATCAAAGGATATGAGTGTCGACTCAACTTATAATTTGTATAAATACGACTTGAATATCTAGCCAAACGGGAGTGCCATTACCTGTTAAGTACAGTAAAGGCACTCCTGTTTATATAAATTATCTTTTCTTTATTTTCTATATAAACCATCCCCTTCATGTTAAGAATATCTTAAGAATTTTATCAATAGTTCCGTAAGATTGTCCTGCTATTATTGTGTAATGTAGATTATAGCTATATTTTACATGTCCTGAAAACCGAATAAAAGGATGTGATATAATGTTTGCGTTGAATAATTTCAACTTTAACATAACTTTAGCAGTATACTTTGGGAGGTAGTTTTTTGTGAATATTCTTGTTTGTGATGATGATAAGGAAATTGTGGATGCCATCGAGATATATCTGAAAAATGAAGGTTATTGTGTTTATAAGGCATATAACGGTGCTGAAGCTCTTTCAGTATTTGATAATTCTGAAATACATCTGGTTATCATTGATATAATGATGCCTGTAATGGATGGAATCCGTGCCACTATGAAAATTCGTGAAAAGTACAATATTCCTGTCTTAATGCTAAGTGCAAAATCAGAAGACACAGACAAGATCATTGGTTTAAACATGGGTGCGGATGATTACGTTACCAAGCCGTTCAACCCTCTTGAACTCGTTGCCAGAGTAAAGTCACTGCTTAGAAGGTATGTATCATTGGGCAGCTTTGTTACAAACTCAGGTGTATTCAAAACAGGAGGCCTTGTTATTGATGATGACGCAAAGGAAGTAAGAATCGATGATAAACCGGTAAAGTTAACACCTGTTGAATATAAAATTCTAAAATTTTTATGTGAAAATGCCGGAAAAGTGTTCTCCATTGACCAAATATATGAGCAGGTGTGGAACGAACCCTCCTTTTCACCTGAAAATACAGTTGCTGTTCATATAAGAAGAATTCGCGAAAAAATTGAAATTAACCCGAAAGAACCAAAATATTTAAAGGTGGTATGGGGAATTGGATATAAAATTGAAAAAATATAGATATTCCGTCTGGCTGAAAACTTTGGCAGTAATAGTATGTGTTGCGGGAATGCTTACAGTAGCATACGGATTGGAAAAAGCCCCTTATTTTGATACCGGAATTCAGAATAAGGATTTTAAGAAAAGTATGTACCTTCGGGACATTCTAACAGAAACTTACAATCAGGTTTTTGATATTACCGTGAACTACATAAATGAAGAAAATATAAAATCAGGAGCCTGCTTGGATAAAAACAATATAAACGATAGAAAAAATCAACTTCTGAGCGATAAACAAATGGAGATTAACCGAATAAACGATTATTATCGTTCAATGCTGGTCAATTATACAAGCGTAAATGATGATTTTAACGATACTATCGACTCTCAGGGCGAAAAAAGTCCTGAAACGCAAAAATTGCTGGATGAGAGAAAAAGTGAAATTGATAAATTAGAAAACGAATATAAAACCAAAATATATGACATCGAAGCCGATTATATCAAGGAACAGTTGGCAGATTACCATATGAAACTGGATTCCCTGAAGAAAACTAAAGGAATCTATTACGCTGTTGTAAGAAATGGTACCGTAACGTTAACAAATAACAGTAACTATAACGTTACAGATTTCTTTAATTCACTCCCTGTAAATTTTCAATTTAAGCAGCCAGGTGAAAATAAGAATCTTGACATATTTTTTTATACAGGCAATATTCCCTCAGATACTACTATCTTTCTGGGGTTATCTCAGGAACGATACGATGCCGAACTGTCAGTCTATAATAGAAATGTTCATGAAGGACTGTTAGGAATCAAATTTGTAGTAATTGGAATAGTGGTCTTTTTATTTGCCCTTTCCTATATTGTTTATGCGGCAGGACGAAGCAGACGTAAAGACGGGCTCCTGCTTATTCCCATAGATGATATATATCTTGATGCTGCCTTAGCAGTTTTAGCAGGAATTGTAGTTATTTGCATTGCCTCTGTTTTTGAGTATGGAAGGTATGTAATATACAAAAATAGCTCCTACTACAATGTAAATATTTTGACTCTTCTGTTAGGTGCTGCAATATCCATTGGAACACTTGCCGGAATCGTTTTTGTTACTATGTTTGTAAGAAGATTTAAGAGGCATGAAGTTCTAAAGAGTACTGTTATCTGCAGAGCTTTTATATGGATAAAAAATAGCTTTTTCAAGAAATTATTCAAAAAAATTCTCTCTGTATATGATAACAGTCCTGCAGCATTAAGATTAATTCTCATTTTTGGAATATATGCTCTTGCCACATTGGTTGGCGTAGCATTATTGTTTACAAAATCACTTGGCATTCTGGTTGGCCTGGTCATGGTAGTTGGTATTAATGTTACAGCAGTGTATTTTCTGATGAAGGCCTTTAAGATTCTGAAGATTATAACGGAAGGTGCAAAAAGAATCCGCTCCGGGGAACAGTCAACTAATATTCCCCCTCAAAGAATCCCTGAGTTTAAAGAGCTCTCCGAAACCATTGACAGTATTGCGGACGGCTTGAAACTTGCAGTAAGCAGTCAGGTAAAGGCCGAGAGGATGAAAGCCGAGTTGATTACTAACGTCTCTCATGACCTTAAAACTCCTTTGACCTCTATAATAACCTATGTTGATTTGTTAAAAAGCGAGGGACTTGCTTCTGAAAACTCTAAAAAATATCTTGAAATAATTGATAAAAAGTCTCAAAGGCTTAAAACATTAACGGAAGACTTATTTGAGGCTGCAAAAGCATCCAGTGGAAGCATAACTGTTAACCCGGAAGAAATAAATATTGTATCCTTAATAAATCAAGGCCTTGGTGAATTGTCAGACAAAATTCAGGCATCAGGACTGAATTTCAGGACTAACTTTTCATCTGATAAACTACTTGTCATAGCTGACGGCAAGCTTCTTTGGAGGGTTATAGAAAACTTGATTTCAAATGTTTTCAAGTATGCAATGCCAAATTCCAGAGTTTATATTGAAACTGCTGATGTAAATGACAACATAGTTGTTTCAATAAAAAATATTTCTGCATATGAATTGAATATTCCCGCTGACGAGCTGATGGAACGCTTCAAGCGTGGAGACTCATCCCGTAACAGTGAGGGGTCCGGCCTCGGTCTTTCAATCGCCAGAAGCCTCACGGAAATCCAGGGTGGAAGTTTTTCAATCAGTATTGACGGAGACCTTTTTAAAGCAACAGTTGTAATACCTAAAGCGAAATAAACTATTGAAAAAGCTTCAGGATATCTATCCTGAAGCTTTTTTTATTTCCTACATTTCTTTTATACTGAAATGCTACGCTTGCTTTTTCTCCTGTTCGGGATTCTGATAGCTTTCCTGCAAATCAGTCTCACCTCTCATGTTTTTAAATGCAACCGACATCATAAGCTTTATTCTGTTAAGTTGGTTAACTTCACTGGCACCCGGGTCATAGTCAACTGCAACAATGTTTGATTCAGGATATCTTCTTCTGAGTTCCTTAATCATACCTTTTCCCGTAACGTGGTTAGGAAGACAGGCGAATGGTTGCATACATATAATATTTCCGGCTCCGCTCTTAATCAGTTCAATCATCTCCGCCGTCAGGAACCATCCCTCCCCTGTCTGGTTTCCCAGAGAAAGAATCTCCGAAGCACTGTTTGCA
This region of Clostridium sp. BNL1100 genomic DNA includes:
- a CDS encoding HAMP domain-containing sensor histidine kinase, producing MDIKLKKYRYSVWLKTLAVIVCVAGMLTVAYGLEKAPYFDTGIQNKDFKKSMYLRDILTETYNQVFDITVNYINEENIKSGACLDKNNINDRKNQLLSDKQMEINRINDYYRSMLVNYTSVNDDFNDTIDSQGEKSPETQKLLDERKSEIDKLENEYKTKIYDIEADYIKEQLADYHMKLDSLKKTKGIYYAVVRNGTVTLTNNSNYNVTDFFNSLPVNFQFKQPGENKNLDIFFYTGNIPSDTTIFLGLSQERYDAELSVYNRNVHEGLLGIKFVVIGIVVFLFALSYIVYAAGRSRRKDGLLLIPIDDIYLDAALAVLAGIVVICIASVFEYGRYVIYKNSSYYNVNILTLLLGAAISIGTLAGIVFVTMFVRRFKRHEVLKSTVICRAFIWIKNSFFKKLFKKILSVYDNSPAALRLILIFGIYALATLVGVALLFTKSLGILVGLVMVVGINVTAVYFLMKAFKILKIITEGAKRIRSGEQSTNIPPQRIPEFKELSETIDSIADGLKLAVSSQVKAERMKAELITNVSHDLKTPLTSIITYVDLLKSEGLASENSKKYLEIIDKKSQRLKTLTEDLFEAAKASSGSITVNPEEINIVSLINQGLGELSDKIQASGLNFRTNFSSDKLLVIADGKLLWRVIENLISNVFKYAMPNSRVYIETADVNDNIVVSIKNISAYELNIPADELMERFKRGDSSRNSEGSGLGLSIARSLTEIQGGSFSISIDGDLFKATVVIPKAK
- a CDS encoding response regulator transcription factor — encoded protein: MNILVCDDDKEIVDAIEIYLKNEGYCVYKAYNGAEALSVFDNSEIHLVIIDIMMPVMDGIRATMKIREKYNIPVLMLSAKSEDTDKIIGLNMGADDYVTKPFNPLELVARVKSLLRRYVSLGSFVTNSGVFKTGGLVIDDDAKEVRIDDKPVKLTPVEYKILKFLCENAGKVFSIDQIYEQVWNEPSFSPENTVAVHIRRIREKIEINPKEPKYLKVVWGIGYKIEKI
- a CDS encoding stage II sporulation protein P, whose protein sequence is MRDTIYDNTYLEGNKGNLTKLPIILCAVGGIVLGGLAFRLANGKVNIPIDFKQISPKASSTIESSESIKEHVFKLFGIDLYNPITILNTNYPYFKMFYDKKYQPPASEKVQQEINKIQDAQTKPVQQQENVSKKPSDTPAGQLKEASSSITFEGDVEETDQKNNPIVSSGKINIKNETSLKIDIKKLLNEPLKLAPDKKGPKIFIYHTHTTECFLKSADEIGKSNTPSRTTNNKYNVVRVGDALINNLKKYNIDVLHNTTIHDADYNSSYVKSLNTLTGYVDKYSSLKMAIDLHRDAAGEGKLRAVKKINGKNVAEIMFVIGTDAKLSNPRWKENLKLAIKVQARLNEICPGIAKPIYVSKNRYNQHLMNGSVIVEIGGDGNVIDECVRSTSYLAEAINDVISKKK